From Luteococcus japonicus, one genomic window encodes:
- a CDS encoding GNAT family N-acetyltransferase, translated as MDREGEPVGAALWADGTQDEAGLLVSLRSGQLSFALAAGLRDAVALMRVQECNVRVHREIIREPHAYLLALAVAPGHQGTGAGSELLERGLARVDGAGLPAYLETNLPQNVRLYRCHGFVVVREGRGQGYDSWYMLRPAR; from the coding sequence TTGGATCGGGAGGGCGAACCCGTCGGAGCTGCCCTGTGGGCGGACGGCACCCAGGACGAGGCAGGGCTGCTGGTCTCGCTGCGCAGTGGGCAGCTGAGCTTTGCGCTGGCCGCCGGCCTGCGCGACGCCGTGGCGCTGATGCGCGTCCAGGAATGCAACGTCCGCGTGCACCGGGAGATCATCCGGGAGCCGCACGCCTACCTGCTGGCACTGGCCGTCGCTCCCGGTCACCAAGGAACCGGCGCCGGCAGCGAACTGCTGGAACGTGGGCTGGCGCGGGTCGACGGGGCCGGTCTGCCCGCCTACCTGGAGACCAACCTTCCCCAGAATGTGAGGCTCTACCGCTGCCACGGCTTCGTCGTCGTCCGGGAGGGCCGGGGCCAGGGTTACGACAGCTGGTACATGCTTCGCCCTGCCCGCTGA
- a CDS encoding BlaI/MecI/CopY family transcriptional regulator has protein sequence MAILGGLEMRIMEILWQQENPVSVREIHEDLLKDRTLAYTTVMTVLDRLAKKGITHRDREGRAWLYVAGFTRAELVVTAMREALADSGPEERTALTRFAQTLPGHQQDLLRSALSGPALS, from the coding sequence ATGGCGATTCTGGGTGGGCTTGAGATGCGGATCATGGAGATCCTTTGGCAGCAAGAGAATCCCGTGTCCGTGCGCGAGATCCATGAAGATCTGCTGAAGGACCGTACGTTGGCATACACGACGGTCATGACCGTGCTCGACCGGCTTGCCAAGAAGGGGATCACCCACCGTGATCGGGAGGGCCGGGCCTGGCTCTACGTCGCCGGATTCACCCGCGCGGAACTCGTCGTCACCGCCATGCGGGAGGCCCTGGCCGACTCCGGACCGGAGGAACGGACCGCGCTCACCCGCTTTGCCCAGACCCTGCCGGGGCATCAGCAGGACCTGTTGCGCAGCGCCCTGTCCGGACCGGCCCTGTCCTGA
- a CDS encoding flavin reductase family protein: MTIHAEHPFANPDRDAARQLRGRLGSRVGLLTAGAGRERAGWTVSSLLLADGDPWRALALVDPDSDLCERIEQTGSAVLQLLGSGDEYLADAFAGLAPAPGGIFRLAAWEQTSAGPRLVAAENWALLGLEAADDLGWSRRLTFTVNEAHTGADDAPLHHLRGRYRTLEG; this comes from the coding sequence ATGACCATCCACGCCGAGCACCCCTTCGCCAATCCGGATCGCGACGCCGCCCGCCAGCTGCGCGGCCGATTGGGTTCCCGTGTGGGCCTGCTGACGGCGGGAGCTGGGCGGGAGCGGGCGGGCTGGACGGTGAGCTCGCTCCTGCTGGCCGACGGCGACCCATGGCGGGCGCTGGCCCTGGTGGACCCGGACAGTGACCTGTGCGAGCGGATCGAGCAGACCGGAAGCGCCGTCCTGCAGCTGCTCGGCAGCGGCGACGAGTACCTCGCCGACGCCTTCGCCGGGCTGGCGCCGGCCCCCGGCGGCATCTTCCGGCTGGCCGCATGGGAACAGACCAGCGCTGGGCCGCGCCTGGTGGCCGCGGAGAACTGGGCGCTGCTCGGCCTGGAGGCGGCCGACGACCTCGGCTGGTCCCGTCGGCTCACCTTCACCGTCAACGAGGCCCACACCGGAGCCGACGATGCGCCCCTGCACCACCTGCGGGGCCGCTACCGGACGCTCGAAGGATGA
- a CDS encoding APC family permease, with amino-acid sequence MSEVSQTTSTAYAEEQVALLHRTLGRFDIIFLIISAVVGLEMLGSVSTYGGQTFTWLLVLTVFFLVPYALVFAETGSAFVGEGGVYLWVRQAFGRPAAAVASAFTWITQPVWVGGSMSFLCAEAARTHLVHFSEGGAGDYAFKLGFIWVTVLAAVLSLKKAKWIPTVGAFFKVSFLLLFLGTALVYAARHGLQPFSLGDMRPTVAGFLGITPLLLFAFLGFESSSSASGEMKDAQRDVAVSVLRSSASAAVLYIVPVLTILLVVPDEKIDGVSGLMTATSTVFSVYGGAHGLMMTLATAMFLLANTGQGAAWMIMSDRMQAMAAADGSFFGGFFGRFHRTLGTPVRVNILSGLVATVFMLAAMQLTGTSASLFSVVLSVSITTYLFSYLLIIPAAAKLRIAFPWQPRPFRVPGSDAVFVGMATVCTAWVALGSWVAIFPGTLERLAGVEYDFVDSWGVSFGQFELLTLGTLAFIIGLALVGFVLGAPIRRALPADAEIREAEPEPVA; translated from the coding sequence ATGAGTGAGGTCTCACAGACCACCAGTACCGCCTACGCAGAGGAACAGGTGGCACTGCTGCATCGCACCCTGGGGCGTTTCGACATCATCTTCCTCATCATCTCCGCCGTCGTCGGCCTGGAGATGCTGGGCTCGGTGTCCACCTATGGGGGCCAGACCTTCACCTGGCTCCTGGTGCTGACGGTCTTCTTCCTGGTGCCCTATGCCCTGGTCTTCGCGGAGACCGGGTCCGCCTTCGTCGGGGAGGGCGGCGTCTACCTGTGGGTCCGCCAGGCCTTCGGCCGGCCCGCGGCGGCCGTCGCGTCGGCCTTCACCTGGATCACCCAGCCGGTGTGGGTGGGCGGCTCGATGAGCTTCCTGTGCGCGGAGGCGGCCCGCACCCACCTGGTGCACTTCTCCGAGGGGGGCGCCGGTGACTACGCCTTCAAGCTCGGTTTCATCTGGGTCACGGTGCTGGCCGCCGTGCTCAGCCTGAAGAAGGCGAAGTGGATCCCCACCGTCGGCGCCTTCTTCAAGGTCTCCTTCCTGCTGCTCTTCCTGGGCACCGCGCTGGTCTACGCCGCGCGCCACGGCCTGCAGCCCTTCAGCCTGGGGGACATGCGCCCGACAGTGGCCGGCTTCCTGGGGATCACTCCCCTGCTGCTGTTCGCCTTCCTGGGCTTCGAGAGCTCCTCCTCGGCGTCGGGTGAGATGAAGGATGCCCAGCGCGATGTGGCGGTCTCCGTGCTGCGCAGCTCCGCCAGCGCCGCGGTGCTGTACATCGTGCCGGTCCTCACCATCCTGCTTGTGGTCCCCGACGAGAAGATCGACGGGGTGTCCGGACTGATGACCGCCACCAGCACGGTCTTCAGCGTCTACGGCGGCGCGCACGGGCTGATGATGACCCTGGCGACGGCGATGTTCCTGCTGGCCAACACCGGCCAGGGTGCGGCGTGGATGATCATGAGCGACCGCATGCAGGCGATGGCCGCGGCCGACGGCTCCTTCTTCGGCGGCTTCTTCGGCCGATTCCACCGGACGCTCGGCACCCCGGTGCGGGTCAACATCCTGTCCGGCCTGGTGGCGACGGTCTTCATGCTGGCGGCCATGCAGCTGACGGGCACCTCCGCGTCGCTCTTCTCCGTGGTGCTGAGCGTCTCCATCACCACCTACCTGTTCAGCTACCTGTTGATCATCCCCGCCGCGGCGAAGCTGCGGATCGCCTTCCCGTGGCAGCCCCGCCCCTTCCGGGTGCCGGGCTCCGATGCCGTCTTCGTGGGGATGGCGACGGTGTGCACCGCCTGGGTGGCGCTCGGTTCCTGGGTGGCGATCTTCCCCGGCACCCTGGAGCGGCTGGCCGGCGTCGAGTACGACTTCGTCGACTCCTGGGGCGTCAGCTTCGGCCAGTTCGAGCTGCTGACACTGGGCACCCTGGCCTTCATCATCGGGCTGGCGCTGGTGGGTTTCGTGCTGGGCGCACCCATCCGCAGGGCGCTGCCCGCCGATGCGGAGATCCGCGAGGCCGAACCGGAGCCCGTGGCCTGA
- a CDS encoding TetR/AcrR family transcriptional regulator: protein MSTHSLGFVDVTPRAPSLPPDERRAEIVRAARPLLLELGGSFTTKQVAEAAGIAEGTLFRVFPTKRDLMQAVIADAMDTTVIVRDLDAIDRTAGLETRVMLTVGRLQRSIDEVSAVFAALFQIPSPEADELRHKPKEHTPEGQALHEARAQELHAAIVRVLETDAQRLTCSPEEAASLVRGMAFATSHPHISDRRLTDAARIAQLLLHGMTKEDPC from the coding sequence GTGAGTACTCACTCACTAGGCTTCGTCGACGTGACACCACGAGCACCATCACTTCCCCCCGACGAACGCCGCGCCGAGATCGTGCGCGCCGCCCGCCCCCTGCTGCTGGAGCTGGGCGGCAGCTTCACCACCAAGCAGGTCGCCGAGGCGGCCGGGATCGCGGAGGGCACCCTCTTCCGCGTCTTCCCCACCAAGCGAGACCTGATGCAGGCCGTGATCGCCGATGCGATGGACACCACGGTGATCGTGCGGGACCTCGACGCAATCGATCGCACCGCCGGCCTCGAGACACGCGTGATGCTCACCGTCGGCAGGCTGCAACGCAGCATCGACGAGGTCTCGGCCGTCTTCGCGGCCCTCTTCCAGATACCCAGCCCCGAGGCCGACGAGCTGCGCCACAAGCCCAAGGAACACACCCCCGAGGGACAGGCCCTCCACGAGGCCCGCGCCCAGGAGCTCCACGCCGCCATCGTCCGCGTCCTGGAGACCGACGCCCAACGGCTCACCTGCAGCCCTGAAGAGGCCGCCAGCCTGGTGCGAGGCATGGCCTTCGCCACCAGCCATCCCCACATCTCGGACCGTCGGCTCACCGACGCCGCACGCATCGCGCAGCTCCTGCTGCACGGCATGACCAAGGAAGACCCGTGCTGA
- a CDS encoding ABC transporter ATP-binding protein encodes MNADQAAAAAVDAQTAPARPKHGGRAQGPMGMSMGGEKPVNFGVSLRRLLGHLRPERPLIGGVILMAAVGVGANVVGPKILGKATDVIFTGAIGQMLGQQFPAGTPTSVVVERMRAGGGGQFADMVEKMGAVPGVGIDYDRLGHWLLLALALFVGSSLLGFAQGWLLNGVVQRSIYRMRQEVSSKLDRLPLSYFDKQPRGELLSRVTNDIDNVSQTLQQTLSQLLNALLTLVGVLAMMFWVSWQLALVTLLIIPVSGVLAGIIGKRSQKLFAQMWKSTGELNGHIEEAYSGHALVKTFGRQKEVEQVFAQHNDGLFRSAFGAQFISGIIMPVMFFVGNLNYVVIAVVGGLKVAHGSMQLGDVQAFIQYSRMFTQPVTQVASMSNLLQSGVASAERVFQVLDAPEQSPEATGSLPEPISGRVVFEDVRFRYLPERPLIDGLDLVAEPGQTVAIVGPTGAGKTTLVNLLMRFYELQGGRITLDGVDISSVPRRELRDRMGMVLQDTWLFGGTIRENIAYGRPGATEEEIIAAATAAYVDRFVHSLPDGYDTVIDEEGSNVSAGEKQLITIARAFLSDPSLLILDEATSSVDTRTEVLVQQAMAALRSDRTSFVIAHRLSTIRDADLILVMEHGAIVEQGTHHELLEAKEHYHDLYQAQFAAPLEDDAA; translated from the coding sequence ATGAATGCGGACCAGGCGGCGGCCGCGGCCGTCGACGCGCAGACCGCACCCGCACGCCCCAAGCACGGCGGGCGCGCCCAGGGCCCGATGGGAATGTCCATGGGAGGGGAGAAGCCAGTGAACTTCGGCGTCTCCCTGCGGCGCCTGCTCGGGCACCTGCGTCCCGAACGCCCCCTGATCGGCGGCGTCATCCTGATGGCCGCAGTGGGTGTGGGGGCCAATGTCGTCGGACCCAAGATCCTGGGCAAGGCCACCGACGTGATCTTCACCGGCGCGATCGGGCAGATGCTCGGCCAGCAGTTCCCGGCCGGGACGCCCACCAGCGTCGTCGTCGAACGGATGCGAGCCGGGGGCGGCGGCCAGTTCGCGGACATGGTGGAGAAGATGGGCGCCGTCCCCGGCGTCGGCATCGACTACGACCGGCTGGGGCACTGGCTGCTGCTGGCGCTCGCCCTGTTCGTGGGCAGCTCCCTGCTGGGCTTCGCGCAGGGCTGGCTCCTCAACGGCGTCGTGCAGCGCTCCATCTACCGGATGCGCCAGGAGGTCAGCTCCAAGCTGGACCGCCTGCCGCTCAGCTACTTCGACAAGCAGCCCCGCGGCGAGCTGCTGAGCCGCGTGACCAATGACATCGACAATGTCTCGCAGACCCTGCAGCAGACCCTCTCCCAGCTGCTGAATGCGCTGCTGACGCTGGTGGGCGTGCTGGCGATGATGTTCTGGGTGAGCTGGCAGCTTGCCCTGGTCACGCTGCTGATCATCCCGGTGAGCGGGGTGCTGGCCGGCATCATCGGCAAGCGTTCCCAGAAGCTCTTCGCGCAGATGTGGAAGTCCACCGGTGAGCTGAACGGCCACATCGAGGAGGCCTACTCCGGCCACGCGCTGGTAAAGACCTTCGGCCGCCAGAAGGAGGTGGAGCAGGTCTTCGCCCAGCACAATGACGGACTCTTCCGCAGCGCCTTCGGGGCCCAGTTCATCAGCGGCATCATCATGCCGGTGATGTTCTTCGTCGGGAACCTCAACTATGTGGTGATCGCCGTCGTGGGTGGCCTGAAGGTGGCCCACGGCAGCATGCAGCTGGGCGACGTGCAGGCCTTCATCCAGTACTCACGGATGTTCACCCAGCCGGTCACCCAGGTGGCCAGCATGAGCAACCTGCTGCAGTCCGGCGTCGCCTCCGCCGAGCGCGTCTTCCAGGTGCTGGATGCCCCGGAGCAGTCGCCGGAGGCCACTGGTTCGCTTCCGGAGCCGATCAGCGGCCGGGTTGTCTTCGAGGACGTCCGCTTCCGCTACCTGCCCGAGCGTCCGCTGATCGACGGGCTGGACCTGGTGGCCGAGCCCGGCCAGACGGTCGCCATCGTCGGCCCGACGGGCGCCGGCAAGACCACACTGGTGAACCTGTTGATGCGCTTCTACGAGTTGCAGGGCGGGCGGATCACCCTGGACGGCGTCGACATCTCGTCGGTGCCTCGACGAGAGCTGCGTGACCGGATGGGCATGGTGTTGCAGGACACCTGGCTCTTCGGCGGGACCATCCGGGAGAACATCGCCTACGGCAGGCCCGGTGCCACCGAGGAGGAGATCATCGCTGCCGCGACGGCCGCCTATGTGGACCGCTTCGTGCACTCGCTGCCCGACGGCTACGACACGGTGATCGACGAGGAGGGCTCCAATGTCTCCGCGGGCGAGAAGCAGCTGATCACGATTGCCCGGGCCTTCCTCAGCGACCCATCCCTGCTGATCCTGGACGAGGCCACCAGCTCCGTCGACACGCGCACCGAGGTACTCGTCCAGCAGGCGATGGCGGCACTGCGCAGTGACCGGACGAGCTTCGTGATCGCCCATCGGCTGAGCACCATACGCGACGCGGACCTGATCCTGGTGATGGAGCACGGCGCCATCGTCGAGCAGGGCACGCACCACGAGCTGCTGGAGGCCAAGGAGCACTACCACGACCTCTACCAGGCGCAGTTCGCGGCGCCGCTGGAGGACGACGCGGCCTGA
- a CDS encoding HAD-IA family hydrolase, translated as MASDSLQGRHFDAVIFDVDQTLVDSARTLGEVWGRWMAEYDVEPDTSRSWHGWTSEAIIRLCLPEERVAEGLRRIEELETTITEGITALPGAAESLAALPPERVAVGTSGTAAVARARLAAAGLDCPPVLVSADDVEHGKPAPDVFLAAAHGLGADPTRCLVVEDAAAGLAAARAAGMATLAVMTSTPPDQLDADARVRDLSEVAWRVDEAGIAVEL; from the coding sequence ATGGCCAGCGATTCCCTGCAGGGACGGCACTTCGACGCCGTCATCTTCGACGTGGACCAGACCCTCGTCGACTCCGCCCGCACCCTCGGCGAGGTCTGGGGGCGGTGGATGGCGGAGTACGACGTCGAACCCGACACCTCACGCAGCTGGCACGGCTGGACCAGTGAGGCCATCATCCGGCTCTGCCTGCCCGAGGAGCGCGTCGCGGAGGGCCTGCGGCGGATCGAGGAGTTGGAGACCACCATCACTGAGGGCATCACCGCCCTGCCCGGCGCAGCAGAGTCTCTCGCGGCGCTGCCTCCCGAACGCGTCGCGGTGGGCACCAGCGGCACCGCCGCCGTGGCTCGCGCCCGGCTCGCCGCGGCAGGCCTGGACTGCCCCCCGGTCCTGGTCAGCGCCGACGACGTCGAGCATGGCAAGCCGGCTCCGGACGTCTTCCTGGCCGCGGCCCACGGGCTGGGCGCCGACCCCACCCGGTGCCTGGTGGTGGAGGATGCCGCCGCGGGGCTGGCAGCTGCCCGTGCCGCGGGGATGGCCACCCTCGCGGTGATGACCAGCACCCCGCCGGACCAGCTCGACGCCGACGCCCGGGTGCGTGACCTGTCAGAGGTGGCCTGGCGCGTCGACGAGGCGGGGATCGCCGTGGAGCTGTGA
- a CDS encoding ABC transporter ATP-binding protein, with protein sequence MLIKLINRHIKPYWGLIGAVLALQLVATIASLYLPNLNARIIDQGVARGDTHYIWVHGAWMLGVSLVQVAAQIAAVWFGARAAMQFGRDVRDAIFHRVLGFSSRELNHFGAPSLLTRTTNDVQQVQQLVLMTCVMMISAPITMVGGIIMAVREDPGMSWLILAAVAALAAGVVLLIWRVTPLFGIQQTRIDNLNRVLREQITGIRVVRAFVREPHEAKRFEQTNADLTQTATSLGRHMSFMFPFVMLIMNLGSVGVMWFGGHRIAEGHIQVGQLTAFLTYLMQILMSVMMATMMLVFAPRAAVCAGRIMEVLDTSSSVIPPQEGVTELAGRGVLEMRDVEFTYPGAEVPVLDEMDLQLAPGRTTAIIGSTGSGKSTLVNLIPRLFDVTGGQVLVDGIDVREIDPDTLWARVGLVPQKPWLFSGTVASNLRYGKPDATDDELWAALETAQAADFVREMDGQLEAEIAQGGTNVSGGQRQRLSIARALVKKPGIYVFDDSFSALDVATDARLRAALAKETTGSAVLIVAQRVSTIREADEILVLEDGRIVGRGTHDQLLASCPTYVEIVDSQLSAEEAA encoded by the coding sequence GTGCTGATCAAACTCATCAACCGCCACATCAAGCCCTACTGGGGCCTGATCGGGGCCGTCCTCGCCCTGCAACTGGTGGCGACCATCGCGTCGCTCTACCTGCCCAACCTGAACGCCCGGATCATCGACCAGGGCGTCGCCCGCGGCGACACCCACTACATCTGGGTCCACGGCGCCTGGATGCTCGGCGTCAGCCTGGTCCAGGTGGCCGCGCAGATTGCCGCCGTCTGGTTCGGCGCCCGTGCCGCCATGCAGTTCGGCCGCGACGTCCGCGACGCCATCTTCCACCGGGTGCTGGGCTTCAGCAGCCGCGAACTCAACCACTTCGGCGCCCCCAGCCTGCTGACCCGCACCACCAATGACGTGCAGCAGGTGCAGCAGCTGGTGCTGATGACCTGCGTGATGATGATCAGCGCCCCCATCACCATGGTCGGTGGCATCATCATGGCCGTCCGGGAGGACCCGGGGATGAGCTGGCTCATCCTGGCCGCCGTCGCGGCCCTGGCCGCCGGCGTCGTGCTGCTGATCTGGCGGGTCACCCCGCTGTTCGGCATCCAGCAGACCCGGATCGACAACCTGAACCGGGTACTGCGCGAGCAGATCACCGGCATCCGGGTGGTGCGCGCCTTCGTCCGCGAACCCCACGAGGCCAAGCGCTTCGAGCAGACCAATGCGGACCTCACGCAGACCGCAACCAGCCTGGGGCGCCACATGTCCTTCATGTTCCCCTTCGTGATGCTGATCATGAACCTGGGATCCGTGGGCGTGATGTGGTTCGGCGGCCACCGGATTGCCGAGGGTCACATCCAGGTGGGCCAGCTGACGGCCTTCCTCACCTACCTGATGCAGATCCTGATGAGCGTGATGATGGCGACGATGATGCTGGTCTTCGCACCGCGCGCCGCCGTCTGCGCCGGCCGCATCATGGAGGTCCTCGACACCTCCAGCAGTGTCATCCCGCCCCAGGAGGGCGTCACCGAGCTGGCCGGACGCGGCGTGCTGGAGATGCGCGACGTCGAGTTCACCTACCCGGGCGCCGAGGTGCCCGTGCTCGACGAGATGGACCTGCAGCTCGCCCCCGGCCGCACCACCGCCATCATTGGTTCCACGGGCTCCGGCAAGTCCACCCTGGTCAACCTGATCCCCCGCCTCTTCGACGTCACGGGCGGGCAGGTGCTCGTCGACGGGATCGACGTGCGGGAGATCGACCCGGACACCCTCTGGGCCCGGGTCGGGTTGGTTCCGCAGAAGCCCTGGCTGTTCAGCGGCACCGTCGCCAGCAACCTGCGCTATGGCAAGCCGGATGCCACCGACGACGAGCTGTGGGCGGCACTGGAGACCGCCCAGGCCGCGGACTTCGTGCGCGAGATGGACGGCCAGCTGGAGGCGGAGATCGCCCAGGGTGGCACCAATGTCTCCGGCGGGCAGCGCCAGCGCCTGTCGATTGCCCGGGCCCTGGTGAAGAAGCCCGGGATCTACGTCTTCGACGACTCCTTCAGCGCACTGGACGTCGCCACCGATGCCCGGCTACGCGCGGCCCTGGCCAAGGAAACCACCGGTTCCGCGGTGCTGATCGTCGCCCAGCGGGTGAGCACCATCCGCGAGGCAGACGAGATCCTGGTGCTCGAGGACGGCCGGATCGTCGGCCGCGGCACCCATGACCAGCTCCTGGCGAGCTGCCCCACCTATGTCGAGATCGTCGACTCCCAGCTGAGCGCCGAGGAGGCAGCATGA
- a CDS encoding cytochrome ubiquinol oxidase subunit I has product MDAQIIARWQFGITTVYHFLFVPLTISLSMLVAVLQTIWYKTGNDNFLRLTKFFGKLFLINFAAGVVTGIVQEFQFGMNWSEYSRFVGDVFGAPLALEALLAFFLESTFIGLWIFGWDRLPKKLHLMAIYLAAIGTMLSAIFILAANSWMQNPVGAVFRNGRAELTDFGALLTNPVFLATFPHQISASYMVGGGLVAGLSGWHLARLHKARLHAVAGEDLHYTGTTVKAEHIERDITTWRWAAKFGALVLLGASLAVVGSGDLQGKVMTEVQPMKMAAAEAHYETSDSPDFSIFTLGSLDGTKEVWSLKVPKLLSFLAHGNFDSQVQGINDLEAQYKDKGFIRDDGSQTELQKQYAQVLKTLPVDARPNVALSYWTFRIMMGLGFAGMAISAWILWALRKGRNPMPGRVWMIAMGTLPFLPVFANSFGWIFTEMGRQPWIVAGVLPTWTAVSPSVSAGEAITTMVLFTLVYGVLAVIEMGLILKWNRAGLPEVAPVEMVEDEDAPLSFAY; this is encoded by the coding sequence ATGGACGCCCAGATCATCGCCCGATGGCAATTCGGGATCACGACGGTCTACCACTTTCTGTTCGTACCGCTGACGATCTCGCTTTCCATGCTCGTCGCGGTACTCCAGACCATTTGGTACAAGACCGGGAATGACAATTTTCTCCGCCTCACAAAATTCTTCGGAAAACTCTTCTTGATCAATTTCGCGGCCGGTGTGGTGACCGGCATCGTGCAGGAGTTCCAGTTCGGCATGAACTGGAGCGAGTACTCCCGCTTCGTCGGCGACGTCTTCGGCGCGCCCCTCGCGCTGGAGGCCCTGCTGGCCTTCTTCCTCGAGTCCACCTTCATCGGGCTGTGGATCTTCGGCTGGGACCGGCTGCCCAAGAAGCTGCACCTGATGGCCATCTACCTGGCGGCCATCGGCACCATGCTCAGCGCCATCTTCATCCTGGCCGCCAACAGCTGGATGCAGAACCCGGTGGGTGCCGTCTTCCGCAATGGCCGCGCCGAGCTCACCGACTTCGGTGCCCTGCTCACCAACCCGGTCTTCCTGGCCACCTTCCCGCACCAGATCAGCGCCTCCTACATGGTGGGTGGCGGCCTGGTGGCCGGGCTTTCTGGCTGGCACCTGGCGCGCCTGCACAAGGCACGCCTGCACGCCGTCGCCGGCGAGGACCTCCACTACACCGGCACCACCGTGAAGGCCGAGCACATCGAGCGTGACATCACCACCTGGCGCTGGGCGGCCAAGTTCGGGGCCCTGGTCCTGCTGGGCGCCTCGCTGGCCGTGGTTGGCTCTGGTGACCTGCAGGGCAAGGTGATGACCGAGGTGCAGCCGATGAAGATGGCCGCCGCCGAGGCCCACTACGAGACCTCCGACAGCCCGGACTTCTCCATCTTCACCCTCGGCTCCCTCGACGGGACCAAGGAGGTGTGGAGCCTGAAGGTGCCCAAGCTGCTGTCCTTCCTGGCCCACGGCAACTTCGACTCCCAGGTGCAGGGCATCAACGACCTGGAGGCCCAGTACAAGGACAAGGGCTTCATCCGCGACGATGGCAGCCAGACCGAGCTGCAGAAGCAGTACGCGCAGGTGCTCAAGACGCTGCCCGTCGATGCCCGCCCGAATGTGGCCCTCAGCTACTGGACCTTCCGCATCATGATGGGCCTCGGCTTCGCGGGCATGGCCATCTCCGCCTGGATCCTGTGGGCGCTGCGCAAGGGCCGCAACCCGATGCCGGGCCGCGTGTGGATGATCGCCATGGGAACGCTCCCCTTCCTCCCGGTCTTCGCCAACTCCTTCGGCTGGATCTTCACCGAGATGGGCCGCCAGCCCTGGATCGTGGCCGGTGTGCTGCCCACCTGGACCGCCGTCAGCCCGTCGGTGAGCGCCGGTGAGGCCATCACGACGATGGTGCTGTTCACCCTGGTCTACGGAGTGCTGGCCGTCATCGAGATGGGCCTGATCCTGAAATGGAACCGGGCCGGCCTGCCCGAAGTGGCCCCCGTCGAGATGGTCGAGGACGAGGATGCCCCCTTGTCCTTCGCGTACTGA